Genomic segment of Methanobacterium spitsbergense:
ATTGTAAAGCTTGTAAAACTAGCAGAAGACGTAGGATTTGAATACACATGGATTACAGACCACTACAACAACAAAAACGTGTACGAAACACTAGCATTAATTGCAGATGGTACTGAAACCATTAAAATGGGTCCTGGTGTAACCAACCCCTATGTAAGAAGCCCAGCAATAACATCAGCAGCTGTTGCAACTTTAGATGAATTATCCAATGGAAGGGCTACCTTAGGTATTGGCCCTGGTGACAAAGCAACCTTCGATGCATTAGGTATCGAATGGACAAAACCAGTCAGCACAATTAAAGATGCCATCGCAATGATGACAACCCTTATGGCTGGCGAAAAAACAGAAACCGGAGCTCAGCTCGGTGGAGTTAAAGCAGTCCAGGAAAAAATACCTATCTATATGGGTGCTCAGGGACCAATGATGCTCAAAACCGCTGGTGGATTCTCAGACGGTGCATTAATTAACGCATCAAACCCAAAAGACTTTGAAGCAGCTGTACCTCTCATAAAAGAAGGAGCAGAAGAAGCAGGCAAATCATTATCTGATGTAGATGTAGCAGCATACACATGTTGTTCCATAGACGACGACGCAGGCAAAGCACTGGGTGCAGCCAAAATAGTTGTCGCATTTATCGCAGCAGGATCACCACCACCTGTATTCGCAAGACACGGCCTACCAACCGACACCGGCGCTAAATTCGGTGCAATGCTCGCTAAAGGAGACTTCGGCGGAGCAATCGGAGCCGTAACCGACGAATTAATGGAAGCATTCTCAGTAGTGGGAACACCAGCAGAATTCGTTCCAAAGATCGAAGCTCTCGGAAAAATGGGTGTAACACAGTACGTCGCAGGTTCACCAATTGGACCAGACAAAGAGAAATCCATAAAATTACTCGGAGAAGTTATAGACAGCTTCTAAACTCTCCATCTTTTTTTCTTTTTTTAATTAATAATTCATAAAATAAAGTAATAATATAAATTATATTATACTATTTTTAACCCCATAATGACCAGATATTTCTCCAAACTTATTTGTAAGTTCGTTCTGGTATCGTCGTGAAGGTGCAAAAGATCCCATATAGAGATTTTTGGATTTAGACACAAGATGAGGATAATTTTCATTTAAAAATTTATTGTAAAGATTCTTACAATCTTCTGGTGCATCACCAAAAAGAGTTAATCCTGCAGGCACAACATAGTCTGCACCATAATCCTTTCAGTAACTACCATGTTTTCAACGTCTTCTTCAGAGTCTGAAATGAAAGGTAAAATAGGCATGTTAATAATTCCTGTCTTGAAACCTGCTTCACTGAATTTCTTCATTATTTTGAGTCGTTTAATTGGACTAGGTGCACCAGGTTCCAATATCTTGGCAATTTTTTCATTTAATGTTGAAAAGGAAAAAGATAAAATGATACCTGAATCCAATTTATTTTCAAGTCCAGTTGGCAAAATTGCAACATCTTTAATCCCTTGGAGGATTTTTATATCCATTAATACTAATGTGGATTTAG
This window contains:
- a CDS encoding SPL family radical SAM protein yields the protein MYKKNERGFIVLGSSSDPYPALKTELKLTSEILGLIRRYRFPLHLLTKSTLVLMDIKILQGIKDVAILPTGLENKLDSGIILSFSFSTLNEKIAKILEPGAPSPIKRLKIMKKFSEAGFKTGIINMPILPFISDSEEDVENMVVTERIMVQTMLCLQD
- the mer gene encoding 5,10-methylenetetrahydromethanopterin reductase, whose amino-acid sequence is MKFGIEFVPNEPISKIVKLVKLAEDVGFEYTWITDHYNNKNVYETLALIADGTETIKMGPGVTNPYVRSPAITSAAVATLDELSNGRATLGIGPGDKATFDALGIEWTKPVSTIKDAIAMMTTLMAGEKTETGAQLGGVKAVQEKIPIYMGAQGPMMLKTAGGFSDGALINASNPKDFEAAVPLIKEGAEEAGKSLSDVDVAAYTCCSIDDDAGKALGAAKIVVAFIAAGSPPPVFARHGLPTDTGAKFGAMLAKGDFGGAIGAVTDELMEAFSVVGTPAEFVPKIEALGKMGVTQYVAGSPIGPDKEKSIKLLGEVIDSF